From the genome of Cynocephalus volans isolate mCynVol1 chromosome 14, mCynVol1.pri, whole genome shotgun sequence, one region includes:
- the LOC134363333 gene encoding LOW QUALITY PROTEIN: melanoma inhibitory activity protein 2-like (The sequence of the model RefSeq protein was modified relative to this genomic sequence to represent the inferred CDS: inserted 1 base in 1 codon): MEVPGAAPQPYLGLVLGKLCRTVAALPEDLRPGPAFPWELVTCAALTGLLILLFLWRSVRSVRSRLYVRREKKLAEKLSGLIEEKCKLLDKLCVVQEEYEGLESAVKDASFEKGSTEAQSLEATYEKLSSSKSKLEDEIVFLAKELKEQKSKHCEQDELMADISKRIQSLEDESKSIQSQVAEAKLICKIFQMKEERLKVAIKDALNENSQLQESQKQLLQEAEVLKEQVSELNKQKITFEDSKVQAERILSDKENHIQSLAERLLKMTDWAAVLGEDMMADDLELEMKSESQKGARLDDLPKGALKKLIHAAKLNASFKTLEGERNQIYTELSEVDKTKEELIEHITNLQTEQASLQSENKQLEGENQKLQQKLKGMTELYQENGMKLHRKLIAEEKDRLEKEEKLSKVEEKVSHAAEELETYRRRARDAEEELERSVRSYQGQMTSYEKEVHGSWVAAETAERHLRYLRKVNVSKRQKLAEKEFKFELFKKDPYVVDVPKTAFGRGSRGPENTLDHQMTNERGELGCDRLTDSHGAPSGFLSPPWEQHRRMRIPPPGHPCSDPALLPQRQDGFDPDPGGPSGPAELRSFNLPSLDKVDGPKSSQMESSRNETKDDLGNVNVPHSSVPAEREASGPGFAPPPFPAIRGPLFPVDRRGPFMRREPPFPPPPPGSMYGAPRNNFLPRDFSVQPPPPFAMRNVYSLRGFPPYVPLRAGFSPPPPHSESRGEFPSGSIPHSNECAPEXPEPKQET, translated from the exons atggaggtgcccggggctgcccctcagccgtacttggggctggtcctgggaaagctgtgcaggactgtggcagcattgcctgaagacctgagaccgggccctgcttttccgtgggaactggtgacatgtgcggctcttactggattgttgattctcttgtttttgtggagaagtgttcgatcggtgagaagccggctttatgtaagaagagagaaaaagcttgctgaaaagctttctggactaattgaagaaaaatgtaaactacttgacaaactttgcgttgttcaagaggagtatgaaggcttggagtcagctgtgaaggatgccagctttgagaaggggtcaacagaagcacaaagcttggaggcaacctatgaaaagctgagcagctccaaatctaaacttgaggatgaaatagtctttctagccaaagaattaaaggaacagaaatctaaacattgtgagcaagatgaattgatggcagatatttcaaaaaggatacagtccctagaagacgaatcgaaatccatccagtcacaagtagctgaagccaaactaatctgcaaaatatttcaaatgaaggaagaacgtctgaaggtggcaataaaagacgccctgaatgaaaattcccaacttcaggaaagccagaaacagcttttacaagaagcggaagtattgaaagaacaagtgagtgaacttaataaacagaaaataacatttgaagactccaaagtccaggcagaacgaattctgagtgataaagaaaatcacatccagtctctggctgaacgcttgctcaagatgacagactgggctgctgtgcttggagaagacatgatggctgatgacttggaattggagatgaagagtgaatcacaaaagggtgctcgcttagatgatctgccaaaaggagctttgaagaaactgattcacgctgctaagttaaatgcttctttcaaaaccctagaaggagaaagaaaccaaatttacactgagttgtctgaagtagataaaacaaaggaagagcttatagagcatattacaaatctccagactgaacaagcatctttacagtcagaaaacaaacagttggaaggtgaaaatcagaagcttcagcagaaacttaaaggaatgactgaactgtatcaagaaaatggaatgaaactccacaggaagttaatagcagaggaaaaggaccggttagagaaggaggagaaactttccaaagtagaagagaaggtgagccatgcagctgaggaactggagacctacagaaggagagccagagatgcggaagaagaattggagagaagcgttcgttcttatcaagggcagatgacttcctatgagaaagaagtgcatggcagctgggtggcagctgagactgctgaaagacacctcaggtatttaaggaaagtaaatgtttccaagagacaaaaattagctgaaaaagagtttaaatttgaacttttcaaaaaagatccttatgtagttgatgttccaaagacagcatttg gaagaggctcaagaggcccagagaatactctggatcaccagatgaccaatgaaagaggagaattgggctgtgataggttaaccgattctcatggagcaccttctggattcctgtcacctccgtgggaacagcaccggaggatgaggatccctccaccaggccacccatgttctgatccagctcttcttccacaaaggcaagacggatttgatcctgatcctggtggaccgtctggcccagcagaactcagaagttttaatCTGCCTTCCTTGGATAAAGTGGACGGGCCAAAGTCTTCACAaatggaatccagcagaaatgaaaccaaagacgaccttggtaatgtaaatgtgcctcattcatctgtgcctgctgaaagggaagcaagtggccctggctttgctcctccaccttttcctgcaatcagaggtccattgtttccagtggataggaggggtccattcatgagaagagaacctccttttcctccacctcctccaggaagcatgtatggagctcctcgaaataattttctaccaagggatttctctgtccagccaccacctccatttgcaatgagaaatgtctattcactgaggggatttcctccttatgttcctctaagagctggattttcacctccacccccacattctgaaagtaggggtgagttcccttcagggtcgattccgcaCTCAAATGAGtgtgctcctg atccagaaccaaagcaagaaacctga